A stretch of the Streptomyces sp. NBC_00654 genome encodes the following:
- a CDS encoding DsbA family oxidoreductase has protein sequence MAPSVHACPWCYIGKARFEKGLAEFAHRDEVEVVHRSFELDPGRSKGDTALVIDMLAQKYGRTREEAASMEANVAANAQAEGLGYRTEGRDHGNTFDIHRLLHLAKARGRQDELLTLAYRANFAEERSVFDDEVLVRLAVEAGLDEAEARSVLADPEAYADDVRADECEASELGAGAVPFFVLDRRYGISGGQPSEVFVKALEQAWKDRPATALTAIGEDGAACDAGGACEVPQA, from the coding sequence ATGGCTCCGTCAGTCCATGCCTGCCCGTGGTGCTACATCGGCAAGGCCCGGTTCGAGAAGGGCCTGGCGGAGTTCGCCCACCGGGACGAGGTCGAGGTGGTGCACCGTTCCTTCGAGCTCGACCCGGGCCGGTCCAAGGGTGACACCGCGCTGGTGATCGACATGCTGGCGCAGAAGTACGGCCGTACCCGCGAGGAGGCCGCGTCCATGGAGGCCAATGTGGCGGCCAACGCGCAGGCCGAGGGGCTCGGCTACCGCACCGAGGGACGCGATCACGGCAACACCTTCGACATCCACCGGCTGCTGCACCTGGCCAAGGCCCGGGGCCGCCAGGACGAGCTGCTGACCCTCGCCTACAGGGCCAACTTCGCCGAGGAGCGCTCGGTCTTCGACGACGAGGTGCTGGTCCGGCTCGCCGTCGAGGCCGGGCTCGACGAGGCCGAGGCCCGCTCGGTGCTCGCCGACCCCGAGGCGTACGCGGACGACGTACGGGCCGATGAGTGCGAGGCGTCCGAACTGGGCGCCGGCGCCGTGCCGTTCTTCGTGCTCGACCGGCGCTACGGGATCTCCGGCGGCCAGCCGTCCGAGGTGTTCGTCAAGGCGCTGGAGCAGGCCTGGAAGGACCGTCCGGCCACCGCGCTGACCGCGATCGGCGAGGACGGGGCCGCCTGCGACGCGGGCGGCGCGTGCGAGGTTCCGCAGGCCTGA
- a CDS encoding recombinase family protein has translation MVTFGERMTMERDDIATLRSLGFEDAELRELGLWEPATGEPSALAEMYLRRSKKKDTVTSLRQQVREMCGHARSENKSIRHLWFEQRSASKASVRREEFEKATGAIIAGLSKTLYVFKTSRLSRRGMGQVGLLLDEFDTKKARICVTAERIDSSKSRMILAILSEQAREQAADISQFAKLSITANKSEGKWTGGVTPYGLYSPKGSGKLAHDPKEYATARRIAVYLLNRKTPAWIANKLNSEGIPTRHGRKWTDSGIISLAHSVTWAGLVANREKMRDAHGNELDKYHRGGTPLLDKSGHPIPLGKGVISFSEHVKISSILADRAHPGTTIGDRSRGKREIVAILTDLLRCGRCKGPMENGGINYRCQARQRQGESSCKGISTDRARIDKELAGLWETHILSLSPESDVIHAIARKWLDYKDPAKEKRKQEVTQHWRVRHPGNSSCKKNSS, from the coding sequence GTGGTCACCTTCGGCGAACGGATGACCATGGAACGCGACGACATCGCCACGCTGCGCTCGCTCGGATTCGAGGATGCCGAGTTGCGAGAGCTGGGGCTTTGGGAGCCCGCAACGGGCGAACCCTCCGCGCTGGCGGAAATGTACCTGCGCCGCAGCAAGAAAAAGGACACCGTCACCTCTTTGCGGCAGCAGGTAAGGGAAATGTGCGGGCACGCTCGAAGCGAGAACAAAAGCATTCGCCACCTGTGGTTTGAACAGCGGAGCGCGAGCAAGGCAAGTGTGCGACGCGAAGAATTCGAGAAGGCCACAGGCGCGATAATTGCAGGGCTCTCCAAAACGCTCTACGTTTTCAAGACCAGCCGCCTTTCCCGTAGAGGAATGGGGCAGGTTGGTCTACTGCTGGACGAGTTCGACACCAAGAAAGCACGAATCTGTGTCACGGCTGAACGAATCGACTCATCCAAATCTCGCATGATCCTTGCAATTCTTTCAGAGCAAGCACGCGAGCAAGCCGCAGACATCTCGCAGTTCGCAAAGTTGAGCATCACTGCGAACAAGTCAGAGGGCAAATGGACGGGCGGCGTAACACCTTATGGACTCTATTCACCCAAAGGATCTGGCAAGCTTGCACACGACCCAAAGGAATATGCCACAGCCCGCCGGATTGCCGTCTACTTGCTGAACCGTAAAACTCCCGCATGGATAGCCAACAAGCTCAACAGCGAAGGAATCCCGACACGCCACGGGCGCAAGTGGACGGACTCGGGAATCATCAGCCTTGCCCATTCCGTCACGTGGGCCGGCCTGGTTGCCAACCGCGAGAAAATGCGCGATGCACATGGGAACGAACTCGATAAATACCATCGCGGCGGTACGCCACTGCTCGACAAGTCGGGACACCCAATCCCACTAGGGAAGGGCGTTATCTCATTCTCCGAGCATGTCAAGATTTCCAGCATCCTCGCTGACCGCGCTCACCCAGGCACAACAATTGGAGATCGCTCTAGAGGAAAGCGTGAGATAGTCGCCATCCTGACTGACCTTCTTCGCTGCGGGCGGTGCAAAGGGCCGATGGAAAACGGTGGGATCAACTATCGATGCCAGGCACGGCAGCGGCAAGGCGAGTCGTCGTGCAAGGGGATTTCGACGGACCGCGCCAGGATTGACAAAGAGTTGGCAGGGCTTTGGGAAACCCACATCCTCAGCCTCTCGCCAGAATCAGATGTCATCCATGCAATCGCCCGCAAGTGGCTCGACTACAAGGACCCGGCAAAGGAAAAGCGCAAACAGGAAGTAACGCAGCACTGGAGAGTGCGGCATCCCGGGAACTCAAGCTGCAAAAAGAATTCTTCCTAG
- a CDS encoding phage terminase small subunit P27 family — MPRAILAEPDWSGAFPPSSDPAVEPANARCREVASEEWRRVVPILEVSAGIGDVDHTTVKDMCVCVARVDQAERDLSERGLLVTAERGTVKNGAATIAAQYRTQLARYIRELGLSPSARTAITAPDSESYDSDVWD; from the coding sequence GTGCCACGTGCGATCCTCGCCGAGCCGGATTGGTCAGGAGCGTTCCCGCCCTCATCCGATCCTGCTGTTGAACCGGCGAACGCCCGTTGCCGGGAAGTCGCATCGGAGGAATGGCGGCGCGTCGTCCCCATCCTGGAAGTTTCCGCCGGGATCGGCGACGTGGACCACACCACGGTCAAGGACATGTGCGTGTGTGTCGCCCGCGTCGATCAGGCCGAGCGGGACCTTTCGGAACGGGGGCTTCTGGTGACAGCCGAGCGGGGAACGGTGAAGAACGGGGCGGCGACCATCGCAGCGCAGTACCGCACTCAACTCGCGCGCTACATCCGCGAATTGGGTCTCTCGCCGAGCGCTCGCACGGCGATCACGGCGCCGGATTCAGAGAGTTACGACTCGGATGTGTGGGACTGA
- a CDS encoding tetratricopeptide repeat protein: protein MTTRQPNVELERLYRESGWTLQQFAQAINRIGTEHGTPLTYTKPSVHQWLQGHMPREAVRPLILEALARRLHRPVTSVEAGFPLSPDQMKEPSNPIEGLFDLDRADMDPSRRGVLGAGLFSVALTIPGWPDVVGRMDAMRTDPQRRIGQSEVRAVKAMTDRLSDLDDEFGGRYARPMAAAFLVNTVAPYLKATASSETRKSMVSAASFLCYLTGWMAVDEGAHGRAQEYYVKSLELAGASGDHMTYCHVLRGMSVQAANLGHGVPAVRLANAAAEASPESGPRMRAFMAGQQAHSYALAGEKANALSSLREAERAVNRAESQLETFGGFSSATLAYSTAEVRHALGDTKGSIESLQDHFRLRDSTDSKRSEIRFGAMLAERQLEIGHLEAACATWAVALDSYPEIHSGRIDEQVGRIPSLLFPYRSNPTARQMYERSRELCTK from the coding sequence GTGACGACACGACAGCCGAACGTCGAACTTGAGCGGCTGTACCGCGAGAGCGGGTGGACCTTGCAGCAGTTCGCCCAAGCGATCAACCGCATCGGTACGGAGCACGGAACCCCCCTTACGTACACAAAGCCTTCGGTACATCAGTGGCTACAGGGGCACATGCCGCGCGAAGCGGTCCGCCCGCTCATCCTCGAAGCGCTGGCCCGAAGACTTCACCGCCCCGTTACGAGTGTCGAAGCTGGCTTCCCTCTGTCGCCCGATCAGATGAAAGAACCTTCCAACCCCATAGAGGGGTTGTTCGATTTAGACAGGGCGGACATGGACCCGTCCCGGCGGGGCGTTCTCGGCGCGGGACTGTTCTCGGTGGCGCTCACCATTCCGGGCTGGCCCGATGTGGTGGGCCGAATGGATGCGATGAGGACTGATCCACAGCGACGCATCGGACAATCTGAAGTCCGGGCAGTAAAGGCAATGACTGACCGGCTGTCAGATCTCGATGACGAATTCGGTGGGCGCTATGCGCGTCCCATGGCTGCCGCTTTCCTGGTCAACACGGTTGCCCCCTACCTGAAGGCGACCGCATCAAGCGAAACCCGCAAGTCGATGGTTTCTGCTGCCTCCTTTCTCTGCTATCTCACTGGCTGGATGGCAGTAGACGAAGGGGCGCACGGCCGAGCACAGGAATACTACGTAAAGAGCCTGGAACTCGCGGGCGCCAGCGGCGACCACATGACTTACTGCCACGTACTGCGCGGCATGTCGGTTCAAGCTGCGAATCTTGGTCACGGCGTACCGGCAGTGCGACTTGCGAATGCTGCCGCAGAGGCATCGCCCGAGTCCGGCCCCCGCATGCGCGCTTTTATGGCAGGGCAGCAAGCCCACTCGTACGCTCTAGCAGGAGAAAAGGCAAACGCACTCAGCAGTCTACGCGAGGCAGAACGAGCCGTTAATCGAGCGGAAAGTCAACTCGAAACGTTTGGTGGCTTCAGTTCGGCGACTTTAGCGTATTCCACAGCGGAAGTACGGCACGCTTTGGGTGACACGAAGGGGAGCATTGAATCCCTTCAAGATCACTTCCGGTTGCGAGATTCCACCGACAGTAAGAGGTCGGAGATTCGGTTCGGTGCAATGCTAGCGGAGAGGCAGCTTGAAATCGGTCACCTTGAGGCGGCGTGTGCTACTTGGGCTGTTGCCCTGGATTCCTATCCAGAGATTCACTCAGGGCGAATCGATGAACAGGTAGGCAGGATTCCATCTCTTCTCTTTCCTTACCGGTCAAATCCAACAGCACGGCAAATGTACGAGCGTTCCCGCGAACTCTGCACCAAATGA
- a CDS encoding nucleotidyltransferase family protein codes for MAAAPVTQALILAGGQATRMRPYTDDAPKAMVPVAGTPIVGYQLAWLAEHGVKSVVISGGYKHEMISEYAGDGSRFGVEIRYAIENEPLGRGGGLKFGARRLPDPAAPFFVLNGDVISTFSLADLSTYHEKHNGAVTVALSPYRSNWGVADLDDDNRIRGFVQSPELPYWINAGIYVFNPEVVAMLPDVGDHEDSTFPQLAKDNRLIGYRLSGYWRGIDTVKDVVQASKEVRNSGGMLAPEFHTTDPNT; via the coding sequence ATGGCGGCAGCCCCGGTGACACAGGCTCTGATCCTGGCAGGTGGTCAGGCGACCCGTATGCGTCCGTACACCGATGACGCACCCAAAGCGATGGTCCCCGTAGCCGGTACCCCCATCGTCGGCTACCAACTGGCGTGGCTCGCTGAGCACGGTGTGAAGTCCGTGGTGATCAGTGGCGGATATAAGCACGAAATGATTTCGGAGTACGCGGGCGATGGCTCCCGCTTCGGTGTAGAAATCCGGTATGCCATTGAAAACGAGCCTCTGGGCCGTGGCGGTGGGCTGAAATTTGGTGCTCGCCGGCTGCCAGATCCTGCTGCACCGTTCTTCGTACTCAACGGCGACGTGATCAGCACATTCTCGTTGGCGGATCTTTCCACCTACCACGAGAAGCACAACGGGGCCGTAACGGTCGCACTTTCCCCCTACCGGTCGAACTGGGGTGTTGCCGACCTGGACGACGACAACCGCATTCGGGGCTTCGTCCAGTCACCTGAGCTTCCGTACTGGATCAACGCGGGAATCTACGTATTCAACCCCGAAGTGGTCGCCATGCTCCCAGACGTGGGCGACCACGAGGACAGCACCTTCCCTCAACTCGCCAAAGATAACCGGCTTATCGGCTACCGCCTCTCGGGCTACTGGCGGGGCATCGACACCGTAAAGGACGTGGTGCAAGCGTCCAAGGAAGTCCGGAACTCGGGGGGAATGCTGGCCCCGGAATTCCACACCACGGATCCAAACACCTGA